Proteins from one Megalopta genalis isolate 19385.01 chromosome 1, iyMegGena1_principal, whole genome shotgun sequence genomic window:
- the LOC117223713 gene encoding inositol polyphosphate-4-phosphatase type I A isoform X2, with amino-acid sequence MRFNKQELLTLATQPSQKFEKEGILYVRERQEGFFRRTESTGKKSDNKFQKGKTHKTLRDFSCVTASTSKVSFERWCRLRGNLLFYFKSREQWSEPLGVIILEQCFVRVEQASNQVPYGFSIVFEGGLFQALGANSAEERDSWLQALQLASYECMRSQLLALRQRIEAFSGHKHDTDIQMLRLQRGILTDPAEIPMCEISLTCDNLLCDGHGRPPNPVLEIDVQPKGSKTWIKYARTEVMERSSNPGFLTTVSFRASDGLNSDTKARITAYDVRERVSQTATPIGSVIVTLNAIQDTPRLRIPLKSAKTTTVGFLTINAWNLEAEDKGNSTESTPSKESTCGSNQQVLAHRRSQSLPPRLGTKIKLPHQGQLKLLFANPYVQTYRFHSGLGGDICVHEIMAESKLCFQFPQHLLAIWIQEEKELLQEVAGMGELREPWHTKQIELLDRHLHLLHLYSQAKENLSAFKGSYFKRSLRRDDRTLEFAPLNLHLQRMWVHNDTLNKCGFYDLITVGAFTAHSHKNKNGGLIRLVQALKESPTRSTHLYQGTSKITMAHDAIQAIKQLRRDVVDAMRALMKLAKEKQTSGMLPICEDMITKTRILLSLWDPGLVEEALTFLEEYKVAKVHEDATEDAHNFQLKGHQSLSPFKRITQQLNFDLKSPDFDDFVTPDTPECMNDLWTEENQKNNYPSLFLSKSNRIAPKRIGQIEAEEASIKEKFVIFPDAEEDTCKDTVTNACRSPILEHRSDKVNDNDVHNEHDSYKYNDNGSNVANDHLAVIEENEYENATSNKNVNKSVAPDAVEATEEKEETRVDLDPCKRFLDTQKMCNSPSANYYKPTDEPEPWDLTQLNIEASVMCLVSKVKFLCGRCSSPAVRLRNKTIVRRAHSLKGCQPNNRSQSVEVVTIQPKNDMKNDESSKLLEPVENHALPRQHSSPGFDKTAPAFSKAKEVCQAVDSMTRVIKSNSGQRNKFIEGLDFASIVDWTSELRPSMKKLRQAMDGLLKTARLTHSVFRVQEDAKMAQRACNVRYRRDVCFSQALTSLVSGIMAKLWCQRPDPIFLLILTTLGPLVSFEGLLSYYGDEIDMWGDMAVAVEDMHTVTFTLTRCGIQSRSEENGNVPLVQLPLPRVVGSRAALTVMLPVPDAIYSLLPLVPSARQTISFNVTPVFFNVGINEMASLAESLGTTKPQEKSNMDNYERLNEYYLRFKKLNLPTETASTRLGTRSPLGQTLTELMTNLKTSVHAKVNKNVEILQLSSQICRRMRGLRFTSCKSAKDRTGMSVTLEQVNILTSEYHLAEHEFTRALDCIRSEGCRRENTWKNIGIRKYAFNSLQILTLPKLYRPPTGTYGSAQT; translated from the exons ATGCGATTCAACAAGCAAGAGCTGCTCACTCTGGCTACACAACCGTCGCAGAAATTCGAGAAGGAGGGTATATTGTACGTGCGCGAGCGACAAGAAGGCTTCTTTCGCAGAACAGAGA GTACAGGTAAAAAATCTGACAACAAATTTCAAAAGGGAAAAACGCATAAGACACTGCGAGACTTCAGTTGCGTTACCGCCAGTACGAGTAAAG TCAGCTTCGAGAGGTGGTGCAGATTGCGAGGGAACCTATTGTTTTATTTCAAGTCGCGGGAGCAATGGTCGGAACCTTTGGGAGTGATAATACTCGAACAATGCTTTGTTCGAGTGGAACAAGCGAGCAACCAGGTTCCGTATGGGTTCAGTATAG TTTTCGAGGGAGGCCTGTTCCAAGCGTTGGGCGCAAACTCTGCCGAAGAACGCGACAGCTGGTTACAGGCTCTACAGTTGGCCAGCTACGAGTGCATGCGAAGCCAATTATTGGCGCTTAGGCAACGAATCGAAGCATTTAGCGGGCACAAACACGACACCGACATCCAAATGTTACGACTGCAACGCGGGATCTTGACCG ATCCGGCCGAAATACCGATGTGCGAAATATCGCTGACCTGCGACAACCTCCTATGCGACGGGCACGGCCGACCGCCGAATCCCGTGCTGGAGATAGACGTTCAGCCGAAAGGTTCGAAAACGTGGATCAAGTATGCGCGGACGGAAGTTATGGAG CGAAGCAGCAATCCCGGTTTTCTAACGACCGTCAGCTTCCGAGCGAGCGACGGTTTGAACTCGGACACGAAAGCGAGAATAACAGCGTACGACGTTAGGGAGAGGGTGAGTCAAACGGCCACGCCGATAGGGAGTGTGATCGTGACGCTGAACGCGATTCAAGATACTCCCAG GTTAAGGATACCGTTGAAGTCCGCGAAAACGACCACCGTCGGCTTCCTGACTATCAACGCGTGGAATTTGGAAGCGGAAGACAAAGGCAACAGCACGGAGAGCACTCCGTCGAAGGAATCCACCTGCGGGTCGAATCAACAG GTACTCGCGCACAGGCGCTCCCAGTCTCTGCCACCTCGTCTGGGAACGAAAATCAAACTTCCGCATCAGGGCCAGCTGAAGCTTCTTTTCGCGAACCCATACGTGCAAACGTACAG GTTTCACTCTGGTTTGGGTGGGGACATCTGTGTTCACGAAATCATGGCCGAAAGTAAACTTTGCTTTCAGTTCCCTCAACATTTACT TGCGATTTGGATTCAAGAGGAAAAGGAGTTGCTGCAAGAGGTCGCTGGAATGGGCGAGTTGCGGGAACCTTGGCATACCAAACAAATTGAGTTGCTCGATCGTCATTTGCACCTTTTGCACCTCTATTCgcaagcgaaagaaaatttgTCGGCCTTCAAAG GGAGTTACTTTAAACGGTCACTGCGCAGAGACGACAGGACTCTCGAGTTCGCGCCACTGAATCTGCATCTCCAAAGGATGTGGGTTCATAATGACACCTTGAACAAATGTGGATTTTACGATTTGATAACGGTTGGAGCGTTCACCGCACATTCGCacaaaaacaaaaatggaggTCTCATAAG ATTGGTGCAAGCTCTGAAGGAATCGCCGACGCGCAGCACTCACTTGTACCAAGGGACCTCGAAGATTACTATGGCACACGACGCCATTCAGGCGATCAAGCAGCTTCGTCGCGACGTGGTCGACGCGATGCGCGCTTTGATGAAACTAGCCAAGGAGAAGCAGACCAGCGGAATGTTACCCATTTGCGAGGATATGATTACGAAAACTAGAATTCTACTTAGCCTTTGGGATCCTGGTTTGGTCGAGGAAGCGTTAACGTTCCTCGAGGAGTACAAAGTTGCCAAAGTTCACGAAGACGCTACCGAGGACGCGCACAACTTCCAGTTGAAGGGGCATCAATCTCTGTCCCCTTTCAAGCGCATCACGCAACAATTGAATTTCGACTTGAAGAGTCCGGATTTCGACGATTTCGTCACGCCGGACACTCCGGAATGCATGAACGATCTCTGGACAGAGGAGAACCAGAAGAACAATTATCCGTCTCTGTTTCTTTCGAAGAGCAATCGCATCGCTCCGAAACGAATCGGTCAGATCGAGGCTGAAGAAGCTTCGATCAAAGAGAAGTTCGTAATTTTTCCGGACGCCGAGGAAGATACTTGCAAAGACACGGTGACGAATGCTTGCCGCTCGCCGATTCTCGAGCACCGTAGCGATAAAGTTAACGACAACGACGTCCACAACGAACACGATAGCTATAAGTACAACGACAACGGCAGCAACGTCGCCAACGATCACCTCGCCGTGATCGAAGAGAACGAATACGAGAACGCAACGTCGAACAAGAATGTCAACAAAAGCGTGGCACCCGACGCGGTAGAGGCCACGGAAGAGAAAGAGGAAACGCGAGTCGACCTCGATCCGTGCAAGCGGTTCTTGGATACTCAAAAAATGTGTAATTCACCCTCCGCGAACTATTACAAACCGACGGACGAACCGGAGCCTTGGGATTTGACGCAGTTGAACATAGAGGCGAGCGTGATGTGTCTGGTATCCAAAGTGAAATTCCTTTGCGGCCGATGCAGCAGTCCCGCTGTTCGCTTGAGAAACAAAACTATCGTGAGACGAGCGCACAGTTTGAAAGGATGTCAACCGAACAATCGAAGTCAGAGCGTAGAAGTTGTGACGATACAGCCGAAGAACGACATGAAGAACGACGAGTCGAGCAAGCTGCTCGAGCCCGTAGAAAATCACGCGCTTCCACGACAACATTCCAGTCCTGGATTTGACAAAACTGCGCCGGCTTTCTCGAAAGCGAAGGAAG TGTGCCAAGCGGTCGATTCGATGACCAGAGTGATCAAAAGCAATTCAGGACAGAGGAACAAGTTCATCGAGGGTCTAGACTTCGCCTCGATCGTTGACTGGACCAGCGAGCTCAGACCGAGCATGAAGAAGCTACGACAGGCCATGGACGGGCTGTTGAAGACCGCGAGATTAACACATTCTGTGTTCAGAGTGCAAGAGGACGCGAAGATGGCTCAGCGCGCGTGTAACGTTCGTTATAGACGGGACGTGTGCTTCAGCCAAGCT CTGACCAGCTTGGTGTCTGGCATTATGGCGAAGCTCTGGTGTCAGAGACCCGATCCGATATTTCTCTTAATCTTGACCACTCTTGGCCCGTTGGTCTCGTTCGAGGGTCTTCTCAGTTATTACGGGGACGAGATAGACATGTGGGGCGACATGGCCGTTGCGGTCGAAGACATGCACACGGTCACGTTCACGTTGACCAGATGTGGCATTCAATCGAG GTCCGAAGAAAACGGCAACGTTCCGTTGGTTCAGCTACCCTTGCCGAGGGTTGTCGGTTCTCGCGCCGCATTAACAGTGATGCTTCCAGTGCCAGATGCGATTTATTCTCTGCTACCGCTGGTCCCTTCTGCTAGACAAACCATCTCGTTCAATGTCACTCCGGTCTTCTTCAACGTCGGGATCAACGAGATGGCTTCTCTGGCGGAAAGCCTCGGGACGACCAAGCCTCAGGAGAAGAGCAATATGGACAACTACGAAAGGTTGAACGAATACTACTTGCGTTTTAAAAAGCTCAATCTGCCCACGGAGACGGCATCGACTCGAC TTGGTACGAGATCGCCGCTCGGTCAAACGCTAACGGAGCTGATGACCAATTTGAAGACCAGCGTGCACGCGAAAGTGAATAAAAATGTAGAAATACTGCAGCTGTCTTCCCAAATTTGTCGGCGAATGCGCGGACTCAGATTTACCAGTTGTAAGAGCGCGAAGGATCGCACCGGGATGTCGGTCACCCTCGAGCAGGTCAATATTTTGACCAGCGAGTACCATTTGGCCGAACATGAGTTCACCAGAGCTCTCGACTGCATTCGAAG CGAAGGCTGTCGTCGGGAGAACACATGGAAAAACATCGGAATTAGAAAGTACGCGTTCAACAGTTTGCAAATTTTGACGCTTCCCAAGCTGTATCGTCCGCCGACGGGTACCTACGGATCAGCGCAGACATAA
- the LOC117223713 gene encoding inositol polyphosphate-4-phosphatase type I A isoform X3 translates to MRFNKQELLTLATQPSQKFEKEGILYVRERQEGFFRRTEISFERWCRLRGNLLFYFKSREQWSEPLGVIILEQCFVRVEQASNQVPYGFSIVFEGGLFQALGANSAEERDSWLQALQLASYECMRSQLLALRQRIEAFSGHKHDTDIQMLRLQRGILTENGRKCSLTVLSRSDPAEIPMCEISLTCDNLLCDGHGRPPNPVLEIDVQPKGSKTWIKYARTEVMERSSNPGFLTTVSFRASDGLNSDTKARITAYDVRERVSQTATPIGSVIVTLNAIQDTPRLRIPLKSAKTTTVGFLTINAWNLEAEDKGNSTESTPSKESTCGSNQQVLAHRRSQSLPPRLGTKIKLPHQGQLKLLFANPYVQTYRFHSGLGGDICVHEIMAESKLCFQFPQHLLAIWIQEEKELLQEVAGMGELREPWHTKQIELLDRHLHLLHLYSQAKENLSAFKGSYFKRSLRRDDRTLEFAPLNLHLQRMWVHNDTLNKCGFYDLITVGAFTAHSHKNKNGGLIRLVQALKESPTRSTHLYQGTSKITMAHDAIQAIKQLRRDVVDAMRALMKLAKEKQTSGMLPICEDMITKTRILLSLWDPGLVEEALTFLEEYKVAKVHEDATEDAHNFQLKGHQSLSPFKRITQQLNFDLKSPDFDDFVTPDTPECMNDLWTEENQKNNYPSLFLSKSNRIAPKRIGQIEAEEASIKEKFVIFPDAEEDTCKDTVTNACRSPILEHRSDKVNDNDVHNEHDSYKYNDNGSNVANDHLAVIEENEYENATSNKNVNKSVAPDAVEATEEKEETRVDLDPCKRFLDTQKMCNSPSANYYKPTDEPEPWDLTQLNIEASVMCLVSKVKFLCGRCSSPAVRLRNKTIVRRAHSLKGCQPNNRSQSVEVVTIQPKNDMKNDESSKLLEPVENHALPRQHSSPGFDKTAPAFSKAKEVCQAVDSMTRVIKSNSGQRNKFIEGLDFASIVDWTSELRPSMKKLRQAMDGLLKTARLTHSVFRVQEDAKMAQRACNVRYRRDVCFSQALTSLVSGIMAKLWCQRPDPIFLLILTTLGPLVSFEGLLSYYGDEIDMWGDMAVAVEDMHTVTFTLTRCGIQSRSEENGNVPLVQLPLPRVVGSRAALTVMLPVPDAIYSLLPLVPSARQTISFNVTPVFFNVGINEMASLAESLGTTKPQEKSNMDNYERLNEYYLRFKKLNLPTETASTRLGTRSPLGQTLTELMTNLKTSVHAKVNKNVEILQLSSQICRRMRGLRFTSCKSAKDRTGMSVTLEQVNILTSEYHLAEHEFTRALDCIRSEGCRRENTWKNIGIRKYAFNSLQILTLPKLYRPPTGTYGSAQT, encoded by the exons ATGCGATTCAACAAGCAAGAGCTGCTCACTCTGGCTACACAACCGTCGCAGAAATTCGAGAAGGAGGGTATATTGTACGTGCGCGAGCGACAAGAAGGCTTCTTTCGCAGAACAGAGA TCAGCTTCGAGAGGTGGTGCAGATTGCGAGGGAACCTATTGTTTTATTTCAAGTCGCGGGAGCAATGGTCGGAACCTTTGGGAGTGATAATACTCGAACAATGCTTTGTTCGAGTGGAACAAGCGAGCAACCAGGTTCCGTATGGGTTCAGTATAG TTTTCGAGGGAGGCCTGTTCCAAGCGTTGGGCGCAAACTCTGCCGAAGAACGCGACAGCTGGTTACAGGCTCTACAGTTGGCCAGCTACGAGTGCATGCGAAGCCAATTATTGGCGCTTAGGCAACGAATCGAAGCATTTAGCGGGCACAAACACGACACCGACATCCAAATGTTACGACTGCAACGCGGGATCTTGACCG AAAATGGGCGAAAATGTTCTCTGACCGTTCTCTCACGATCAGATCCGGCCGAAATACCGATGTGCGAAATATCGCTGACCTGCGACAACCTCCTATGCGACGGGCACGGCCGACCGCCGAATCCCGTGCTGGAGATAGACGTTCAGCCGAAAGGTTCGAAAACGTGGATCAAGTATGCGCGGACGGAAGTTATGGAG CGAAGCAGCAATCCCGGTTTTCTAACGACCGTCAGCTTCCGAGCGAGCGACGGTTTGAACTCGGACACGAAAGCGAGAATAACAGCGTACGACGTTAGGGAGAGGGTGAGTCAAACGGCCACGCCGATAGGGAGTGTGATCGTGACGCTGAACGCGATTCAAGATACTCCCAG GTTAAGGATACCGTTGAAGTCCGCGAAAACGACCACCGTCGGCTTCCTGACTATCAACGCGTGGAATTTGGAAGCGGAAGACAAAGGCAACAGCACGGAGAGCACTCCGTCGAAGGAATCCACCTGCGGGTCGAATCAACAG GTACTCGCGCACAGGCGCTCCCAGTCTCTGCCACCTCGTCTGGGAACGAAAATCAAACTTCCGCATCAGGGCCAGCTGAAGCTTCTTTTCGCGAACCCATACGTGCAAACGTACAG GTTTCACTCTGGTTTGGGTGGGGACATCTGTGTTCACGAAATCATGGCCGAAAGTAAACTTTGCTTTCAGTTCCCTCAACATTTACT TGCGATTTGGATTCAAGAGGAAAAGGAGTTGCTGCAAGAGGTCGCTGGAATGGGCGAGTTGCGGGAACCTTGGCATACCAAACAAATTGAGTTGCTCGATCGTCATTTGCACCTTTTGCACCTCTATTCgcaagcgaaagaaaatttgTCGGCCTTCAAAG GGAGTTACTTTAAACGGTCACTGCGCAGAGACGACAGGACTCTCGAGTTCGCGCCACTGAATCTGCATCTCCAAAGGATGTGGGTTCATAATGACACCTTGAACAAATGTGGATTTTACGATTTGATAACGGTTGGAGCGTTCACCGCACATTCGCacaaaaacaaaaatggaggTCTCATAAG ATTGGTGCAAGCTCTGAAGGAATCGCCGACGCGCAGCACTCACTTGTACCAAGGGACCTCGAAGATTACTATGGCACACGACGCCATTCAGGCGATCAAGCAGCTTCGTCGCGACGTGGTCGACGCGATGCGCGCTTTGATGAAACTAGCCAAGGAGAAGCAGACCAGCGGAATGTTACCCATTTGCGAGGATATGATTACGAAAACTAGAATTCTACTTAGCCTTTGGGATCCTGGTTTGGTCGAGGAAGCGTTAACGTTCCTCGAGGAGTACAAAGTTGCCAAAGTTCACGAAGACGCTACCGAGGACGCGCACAACTTCCAGTTGAAGGGGCATCAATCTCTGTCCCCTTTCAAGCGCATCACGCAACAATTGAATTTCGACTTGAAGAGTCCGGATTTCGACGATTTCGTCACGCCGGACACTCCGGAATGCATGAACGATCTCTGGACAGAGGAGAACCAGAAGAACAATTATCCGTCTCTGTTTCTTTCGAAGAGCAATCGCATCGCTCCGAAACGAATCGGTCAGATCGAGGCTGAAGAAGCTTCGATCAAAGAGAAGTTCGTAATTTTTCCGGACGCCGAGGAAGATACTTGCAAAGACACGGTGACGAATGCTTGCCGCTCGCCGATTCTCGAGCACCGTAGCGATAAAGTTAACGACAACGACGTCCACAACGAACACGATAGCTATAAGTACAACGACAACGGCAGCAACGTCGCCAACGATCACCTCGCCGTGATCGAAGAGAACGAATACGAGAACGCAACGTCGAACAAGAATGTCAACAAAAGCGTGGCACCCGACGCGGTAGAGGCCACGGAAGAGAAAGAGGAAACGCGAGTCGACCTCGATCCGTGCAAGCGGTTCTTGGATACTCAAAAAATGTGTAATTCACCCTCCGCGAACTATTACAAACCGACGGACGAACCGGAGCCTTGGGATTTGACGCAGTTGAACATAGAGGCGAGCGTGATGTGTCTGGTATCCAAAGTGAAATTCCTTTGCGGCCGATGCAGCAGTCCCGCTGTTCGCTTGAGAAACAAAACTATCGTGAGACGAGCGCACAGTTTGAAAGGATGTCAACCGAACAATCGAAGTCAGAGCGTAGAAGTTGTGACGATACAGCCGAAGAACGACATGAAGAACGACGAGTCGAGCAAGCTGCTCGAGCCCGTAGAAAATCACGCGCTTCCACGACAACATTCCAGTCCTGGATTTGACAAAACTGCGCCGGCTTTCTCGAAAGCGAAGGAAG TGTGCCAAGCGGTCGATTCGATGACCAGAGTGATCAAAAGCAATTCAGGACAGAGGAACAAGTTCATCGAGGGTCTAGACTTCGCCTCGATCGTTGACTGGACCAGCGAGCTCAGACCGAGCATGAAGAAGCTACGACAGGCCATGGACGGGCTGTTGAAGACCGCGAGATTAACACATTCTGTGTTCAGAGTGCAAGAGGACGCGAAGATGGCTCAGCGCGCGTGTAACGTTCGTTATAGACGGGACGTGTGCTTCAGCCAAGCT CTGACCAGCTTGGTGTCTGGCATTATGGCGAAGCTCTGGTGTCAGAGACCCGATCCGATATTTCTCTTAATCTTGACCACTCTTGGCCCGTTGGTCTCGTTCGAGGGTCTTCTCAGTTATTACGGGGACGAGATAGACATGTGGGGCGACATGGCCGTTGCGGTCGAAGACATGCACACGGTCACGTTCACGTTGACCAGATGTGGCATTCAATCGAG GTCCGAAGAAAACGGCAACGTTCCGTTGGTTCAGCTACCCTTGCCGAGGGTTGTCGGTTCTCGCGCCGCATTAACAGTGATGCTTCCAGTGCCAGATGCGATTTATTCTCTGCTACCGCTGGTCCCTTCTGCTAGACAAACCATCTCGTTCAATGTCACTCCGGTCTTCTTCAACGTCGGGATCAACGAGATGGCTTCTCTGGCGGAAAGCCTCGGGACGACCAAGCCTCAGGAGAAGAGCAATATGGACAACTACGAAAGGTTGAACGAATACTACTTGCGTTTTAAAAAGCTCAATCTGCCCACGGAGACGGCATCGACTCGAC TTGGTACGAGATCGCCGCTCGGTCAAACGCTAACGGAGCTGATGACCAATTTGAAGACCAGCGTGCACGCGAAAGTGAATAAAAATGTAGAAATACTGCAGCTGTCTTCCCAAATTTGTCGGCGAATGCGCGGACTCAGATTTACCAGTTGTAAGAGCGCGAAGGATCGCACCGGGATGTCGGTCACCCTCGAGCAGGTCAATATTTTGACCAGCGAGTACCATTTGGCCGAACATGAGTTCACCAGAGCTCTCGACTGCATTCGAAG CGAAGGCTGTCGTCGGGAGAACACATGGAAAAACATCGGAATTAGAAAGTACGCGTTCAACAGTTTGCAAATTTTGACGCTTCCCAAGCTGTATCGTCCGCCGACGGGTACCTACGGATCAGCGCAGACATAA